In the genome of Phlebotomus papatasi isolate M1 chromosome 2, Ppap_2.1, whole genome shotgun sequence, one region contains:
- the LOC129803332 gene encoding histone H3.v1-like: MIKLKTSVLICLAIILQGKFSATTAQNSEENEQNGQSPPDTPSEPAPEEGEEPNSHEEEPASEAEESASEEGTGPTSGETPDEPDEEDITDGEEEEEEEEEEEEEEEEEEEEEEEEEEEEEEEEEEEEEEEEEEEEEEEEEEEEEEEEEEESTDRHKIRNPWNWFFGTRDRHSETETTKTRKKPTWSMKDFWG, translated from the exons atgattaaattaaaaacttCCGTGCTTATTTGTCTAGCTATAATACTGCAAGGAAAATTTTCAG CAACAACCGCCcaaaattctgaagaaaatGAACAGAACGGTCAATCTCCACCGGATACTCCCTCAGAACCAGCCCCAGAGGAAGGAGAAGAGCCAAACTCGCATGAAGAAGAACCAGCTTCAGAAGCAGAAGAATCAGCTTCAGAGGAAGGAACAGGACCAACTTCAGGAGAAACCCCAGATGAGCCAGACGAAGAAGACATAACTGAtggtgaagaagaagaagaagaagaagaagaagaagaagaagaagaagaagaggaggaggaggaggaggaggaagaagaagaagaagaagaggaggaggaggaggaggaagaagaagaagaagaagaagaggaggaggaggaggaggaggaagaagaagaagaagaagaagaagaagaagaatctacGGATCGTCATAAGATTCGTAATCCATGGAACTGGTTTTTCGGAACTAGGGATAGGCATTCTGAAACTGAAACCACTAAAACTCGCAAAAAACCAACATGGAGCATGAAAGATTTTTGGGGATGA